TGCCACTCAAAAACAACCTGACCTTGGTCAAAATACAACGCTATGGGTTCATTTTGTAAATTTGTATGAGCCAGCATCCGCTCTAGTTCCCTTAAAGCTCTAGCTGGTACTGTCACTTGTAGAGACGTAGTATGCTGCGTCTCTACATTATCTGCATAGGGATTCTCATTCGTAGTTTGCACGACTGCTAATCGATGTCCGTCGGTTGCTGCAAATTCGAGCGTATCTTGTTGAACTGTTAAATGCACACCAGTGAGTACCTGTTTGGTTTCGTCAGCACTGGTTGCAAACAGAGAACCTCGCAAACCCTCAATTAATTTACCAGCAGGTATATGTAGCAGTTGAGCATTTTCGAGAACAGGAAGTTCTGGAAACTCTTGTGCTCCCATTGCTCGTACTTGATAACGTCCACTTTTTGGTGTCAGCGTCACAATTGAGCCTTCTTCACCTAAAGTATCGCCTGTTGAGGTTGATTCGTTTTCTAGAGTGATTTCACCCTCCGGAAGACGAGCAGTGATGTCATTGAGCAACTTAGCAGGAATCGCAATTGTTCCAGAGTGCAACACCTCAGCGCTAAAGCTGGTGCGGATACCCAAGCTGAGGTCAAAGGCTGTGAGGCTAACCTGGTTATTATCAGCATCCGCTTGTAGCAGCACGTTGGCGAGTACCGGATGTGTCGGACGTGAAGGGACAGCACGGCTCGTGAGTGAGAGGTTAGTACTGAGGTCGCTTTGGGTGCAAACTAATTTCATGGTCAAATTTGCTTCTGTGATGGATATGTTAGCACCGTTGTTGCTATGAGAGGAGTCGGTCTGTAGGGATGTAATGCCTTGCATCCCTATTCCGTGTCTTTCACAGCTAGACGACTACTAAATTTAATTATGAGTCGTCGTGCCTGTGGAAATTGTGGAAAACTTAGATGCTAGTTTGTATCATAGATGCTTTGGCACCTCATCAACTGTGGAAAACTTGTGGAAAAATCGGGGGTCTTTTCCACAGAGTACTTATACTTGAATGAAGTTTTCCACTGGAACTCTCAAGTTTTCCACAGATTATTCGCGACTTTTCCACAAAAAATAAAATACTTTCCCCAAAATAATTTTTTCTTAAAGACTTTTTATACTTCACTTAACATTTAGAGATGAGCTGTTCCTTGTGGAAAACACAATATTTTGTTTTTCTGTTTTCCCACATCCTGACCCTCTGTTCTTTAGTCAATATCATTTTTGGGGACGACTAGCCATGTTAATGCGATCGCTCAATTGGCGCAGCGTTTGTGCCAAATTATGATCTGTTTCTCGCAGTTGGGTAATTTTTTCACAACTGTACATGACCGTTGTATGGTCTTTTCCACCAAATTCTTCTCCTATTCTGGGCAAACTCAGATCTGTGTGCTGCCGCATAAGATACATTCCAATTTGACGCGCCCAGCTAATTTCTCGTCGCCGTGAATTTCCTTTAAGGTCTTCTATTGAGACATCAAAAGCCTCAACTATCACTGATAAAATTCCTTCTGGTGTGGCTTCTACCTTCTGAGTTGGAGGTTCTAAAATGGGTGCAATACTTTCCACAGTCATAGGTAAACCCCAAATAGAAATATACGCTACTGCGCGAATCAATGCTCCTTCCAACTCTCGAATATTAGAAGTATAGTGAGAAGCAATATACTCAATGACATCCCGTGGTAAACGGATATTTTCATATTCTGCTTTTTTTTGTAAAATCGCCATTCTTGTTTCTAAATCTGGCGCTTGGATATCAGCAATTAACCCCATAGAAAATCGAGAACACAGACGTTCTTG
The sequence above is a segment of the Mastigocladopsis repens PCC 10914 genome. Coding sequences within it:
- the dnaN gene encoding DNA polymerase III subunit beta, giving the protein MKLVCTQSDLSTNLSLTSRAVPSRPTHPVLANVLLQADADNNQVSLTAFDLSLGIRTSFSAEVLHSGTIAIPAKLLNDITARLPEGEITLENESTSTGDTLGEEGSIVTLTPKSGRYQVRAMGAQEFPELPVLENAQLLHIPAGKLIEGLRGSLFATSADETKQVLTGVHLTVQQDTLEFAATDGHRLAVVQTTNENPYADNVETQHTTSLQVTVPARALRELERMLAHTNLQNEPIALYFDQGQVVFEWQNQRLTSRTLEGQYPAYRQLIPQQFQRDLTLDRRQFLSALERIAVFADQKNNIVKVSVDSEAQEITISCEAQDVGNGRESMSAQILGEDIDLAFNIKYLMEGLKALPSSEIQMQMNSELTPVIFTPLGGLKMTYLAMPVQLRN